The Bifidobacterium coryneforme genome segment AAACCTGGATATCGTCTCCCAGGCCTCATCCCTGGCCACCTATGCGGATTCCATCAGCGCCGATTATGATCTCTATACCAACGGTGGTGTGATTCTGGAGACCGCCGACAAGCTCATCGCCGGTGAGGACCAGCCCGCCTCGGATCAGTACGGCCTCCTGCTGGCTGCCCTGGCCGCCCTGGCCGGGCATAGGCACGATCCACGGGCAATCTCCGCCTCCTATCTGATGCGTGCCCTGGCCCTGGCAGGTTGGCGACCCCGCCTTGACTCCTGCCTGGTCTGCGGGCGTACCGATGACCTGACCTACTGCTCCGTCTCCGGTGGCGGGGCCATGTGCAGTGCAGACCGGACGACCGATGCCATACGCGTGGATCCGGTCACCCTGAACCAATTCAAGGCCTTGAGCCGAGGGGACTGGCGGTCTTTGGGCACTGACCCCCTGACCCCCCTCTGCGACCAGCTTGTTGAGAAATGGGGCGAATATTACCTGGAACGCCCCATCCACTCCCTGCGCCTATTAGATTCATGACCATGAGTTTTGACCAGGTTGACTACACATCCCTGGATATGCCCCGGGCGCCCTTCTCGGATCCGGACCGCATTCCCCGCTTTCCCAGTAAGTCCGTACCCCGGCACGTGGGTGTCATCATGGACGGGAACGGGCGTTGGGCCAAGCAAAGGGGAATGGAACGCACCCAGGGGCACCGTGCCGCCGAGCCTGTGGTGTTCGACACCATTGCCGGGGCCATCGAAGCGGGTGTGCGGTACCTGAGCCTCTACACCTTTTCAACCGAGAACTGGAAGCGGTCGCCCTCGGAGGTCCGCTTCCTGATGGGGTTCTCCCGTGACATCATCCACCGCCGAGTGGAGCAGATGGACGAGTGGGGGGTCAGGGTCCGCTGGTCGGGACGCAAGCCGCGGCTTTGGAAGTCCGTCATTGACGAACTCGAGATGGCCATGGACAGGACCCGGCACAACAAGGTCATCGACGTGGTTTTCTGCATCAACTACGGTGGCCGTGCCGAGTTGGCCGATGCGGCCACCGCCATTGCCCAGGAGGTTGCCCAGGGCAGAATCACCGGCTCCCGGGTTACCGAGAAGATGATTGCCGAACACCTATACAATCCCGATATTCCTGACTGCGATCTGGTGGTCAGGACCTCGGGGGAGTACCGGACCAGCAACTTCCTGCCCTGGGAGGCGGCGTATGCTGAATTGGTTTTCGCCGAGGAGCTCTTCCCGGACTGCGGGCGGGATGTTCTGTGGAGAGCCATCGACCAGTACGTCCGCCGGGACCGACGTTTCGGGGGAGCCGAGTAGGGGCGTGCCTGCCTGACGCAAGACGGAGATTCCGAATCCGGATGGTGTCTGCGCTGAAACGAGGACCCTGGTGCGGTCATATGACTGCACCAGGGTCGAAGTGTACCCAGTAGAGGCTTACTTGTCTGGGGTCTCCCAAATCGTGTCAAGGGCGGAGACGGTCAGGGAGGAGATGTGCGCCTGCCCTTCTCCCGACTCGCTGAAGAGCCTGATGGCGCGCGGCCTATCGGAGGGGAAACTGTAGGAGCTCATGGCTTCCAACCCGTCGTTCACGTACACTTCGACGGACCCCTGGTCCAGTATGATGCGCAGCTTGACCTGGTCGGCGTGTCCATCGAGTGGGGCGGTCCTGTAGCCCCGGTCTCCGTAGGTGTTGCTGTGGCGGTCCAGGACGATACGCCCGAGCTGGTCGTCGTAGCAGACCATGGTGTGGCCTCCGTCCTGGGTGGCATGGACCTCCAGACCCACACGTTCGGCCTGGTTCCGGT includes the following:
- a CDS encoding isoprenyl transferase, with translation MSFDQVDYTSLDMPRAPFSDPDRIPRFPSKSVPRHVGVIMDGNGRWAKQRGMERTQGHRAAEPVVFDTIAGAIEAGVRYLSLYTFSTENWKRSPSEVRFLMGFSRDIIHRRVEQMDEWGVRVRWSGRKPRLWKSVIDELEMAMDRTRHNKVIDVVFCINYGGRAELADAATAIAQEVAQGRITGSRVTEKMIAEHLYNPDIPDCDLVVRTSGEYRTSNFLPWEAAYAELVFAEELFPDCGRDVLWRAIDQYVRRDRRFGGAE
- the recO gene encoding DNA repair protein RecO yields the protein MAIYRDEGLVLKTTKLGEADRIITILTREHGKIRAVAKGVRRTKSRFGSRLEPFMRVDLLIAQGRNLDIVSQASSLATYADSISADYDLYTNGGVILETADKLIAGEDQPASDQYGLLLAALAALAGHRHDPRAISASYLMRALALAGWRPRLDSCLVCGRTDDLTYCSVSGGGAMCSADRTTDAIRVDPVTLNQFKALSRGDWRSLGTDPLTPLCDQLVEKWGEYYLERPIHSLRLLDS